In the Thalassoglobus sp. JC818 genome, one interval contains:
- a CDS encoding Gfo/Idh/MocA family oxidoreductase, with protein MSIGFGIVGTGMIAQFHAQAIAAIPDAVLVACFDMVGDRANSFAEENSCQAYTDLDEMLANPDVQVVTICTPSGAHLDPAVAAAKAGKHVLVEKPLEITLSRCDQIIQACEESGVKLGSILPSRFSPANQALKKAIEEGRFGTLTLGDTFVKWWRSQEYYDSGGWRGTWKLDGGGAFMNQAIHNVDLLYWFMGDVSQVIGMTATLAHERIEVEDVGSAVVRFKNGAIGNLEATTSAFPGLLKKTEIHGTKGSAVIEQDSILVWDFEESRPEDAKILEECGASSATSGGAADPKAISFIGHQKQFEDFIKAVQEDRTPQIDGYEGRKSVELILAIYQSSWEGQRIDLPLAGDPQRPK; from the coding sequence ATGTCAATTGGGTTCGGAATTGTCGGAACTGGCATGATTGCTCAGTTCCATGCTCAAGCGATTGCAGCGATTCCCGATGCAGTGCTTGTTGCCTGCTTCGATATGGTCGGTGATCGCGCCAATTCATTCGCAGAAGAGAACAGCTGTCAGGCCTACACCGATCTCGACGAGATGCTCGCGAATCCTGATGTGCAGGTTGTCACGATCTGTACTCCAAGCGGTGCCCATCTCGATCCAGCGGTTGCTGCTGCGAAAGCAGGCAAACACGTTCTCGTTGAGAAGCCACTTGAAATTACACTCTCTCGATGTGATCAGATCATTCAGGCCTGTGAAGAATCTGGCGTGAAGCTGGGAAGCATCCTGCCTTCTCGCTTCAGCCCGGCGAATCAGGCTCTCAAGAAAGCCATCGAAGAAGGTCGCTTTGGAACCCTCACGCTGGGAGATACCTTCGTCAAATGGTGGCGAAGCCAGGAATATTACGACAGCGGCGGATGGCGCGGCACATGGAAGCTCGATGGCGGTGGGGCATTCATGAATCAGGCGATCCACAACGTTGACCTTTTGTACTGGTTTATGGGTGACGTGTCGCAAGTCATCGGGATGACAGCCACGCTGGCGCATGAACGTATCGAAGTTGAAGACGTTGGTTCGGCTGTCGTTCGATTCAAGAACGGAGCGATTGGAAACCTCGAAGCGACGACTTCCGCGTTTCCGGGATTGCTCAAGAAAACCGAAATCCACGGAACAAAAGGGTCCGCCGTTATTGAGCAGGACTCGATTCTCGTCTGGGACTTCGAAGAGTCTCGCCCAGAAGATGCGAAGATCCTGGAAGAGTGCGGAGCATCCAGTGCGACATCCGGCGGAGCCGCCGATCCGAAGGCGATTTCCTTCATCGGTCACCAGAAACAATTCGAAGATTTCATCAAAGCTGTCCAGGAGGATCGGACACCTCAAATCGACGGATACGAAGGACGCAAGAGCGTCGAATTGATCCTCGCCATTTACCAGTCGTCTTGGGAAGGTCAGCGCATCGATCTCCCATTGGCAGGCGATCCACAGCGACCGAAGTAG
- a CDS encoding UDPGP type 1 family protein has protein sequence METPETIVSKLRSYDQEHLLKFWNELSEQQQQQLLKQIESIDFDLIASLIKQRDESQGETVSVGRIERAQSPAQLVRLSDSPESQEAWKKAEKRGNELLEQGKVGAILVAGGQGSRLGFDDPKGMFPIGPVSGRTLFQVMCEQLVARSRRHGKPIPYFIMTSEATHEPTVEFFKKNNFFGMGEENVFFFQQSSLPAVEHDSSRIHLAEKGRVATSPDGHGGMLRALDKHELLQVMRDRGIEHLYYHQVDNPTAILCDPVMLGFHDLHESDLTTKVVEKVSPDEKMGVLVTIDGQTEIIEYSDLTPEQARMKDEDGNYVFWAGNTAIHVFRRTFIERLLEDEFSLPFHIAHKKVPCVDSSGEPVDPDTPNAHKFEQFIFDALPKAKVALVVEGVRSREFNPVKNAEGNDSPESSRKALQEITRNWVEKAGGKVNSGATVEVSPLFALDENELASKVDPGREFHEDTVLAPQ, from the coding sequence ATGGAAACGCCTGAAACAATCGTCTCTAAACTGAGATCGTATGATCAGGAACATCTACTGAAATTCTGGAATGAGCTTTCCGAACAGCAGCAGCAGCAGTTGCTCAAGCAGATTGAATCGATTGATTTCGACCTCATCGCTTCGTTGATCAAACAACGTGATGAGTCGCAAGGCGAAACCGTTTCCGTCGGACGAATTGAAAGGGCTCAATCGCCAGCTCAACTGGTGCGTTTGTCCGATTCTCCAGAATCTCAAGAAGCCTGGAAGAAGGCAGAGAAACGCGGAAACGAACTGCTTGAACAAGGCAAAGTGGGAGCGATTCTGGTCGCTGGCGGGCAGGGGAGTCGACTCGGCTTCGACGATCCGAAAGGGATGTTTCCCATCGGTCCGGTCAGCGGTCGGACTCTTTTCCAAGTAATGTGCGAGCAACTTGTTGCGAGGTCTCGTCGACACGGCAAACCAATTCCATATTTCATTATGACGAGTGAAGCGACTCACGAGCCGACCGTCGAGTTCTTCAAAAAAAATAACTTCTTCGGGATGGGAGAAGAGAACGTTTTCTTCTTTCAACAGTCTTCGCTGCCAGCGGTCGAACATGATTCTTCTCGAATTCATCTCGCTGAGAAGGGGAGAGTGGCCACGAGCCCGGATGGCCATGGTGGTATGCTGCGGGCGCTCGACAAACATGAACTCCTGCAGGTGATGCGTGATCGTGGAATTGAGCATCTGTATTACCATCAGGTCGACAACCCGACAGCCATTTTGTGTGACCCGGTGATGCTGGGATTTCATGATTTGCACGAGTCCGATTTGACAACGAAGGTGGTCGAGAAAGTCTCCCCCGATGAGAAGATGGGTGTGCTGGTAACGATCGATGGTCAGACCGAAATCATCGAATACAGCGACCTCACTCCTGAGCAGGCGCGCATGAAGGATGAAGACGGGAACTATGTGTTCTGGGCTGGCAACACCGCGATCCATGTCTTTCGGCGAACCTTCATCGAGCGTCTTCTGGAAGATGAGTTTTCTCTGCCGTTCCATATTGCTCACAAGAAAGTGCCTTGTGTCGATTCGTCCGGAGAGCCAGTCGATCCAGACACGCCGAATGCTCACAAGTTCGAGCAATTCATCTTCGATGCGCTTCCCAAGGCCAAGGTTGCACTTGTTGTGGAAGGAGTTCGCAGCAGGGAGTTCAACCCTGTCAAAAACGCGGAAGGGAATGACTCGCCTGAATCATCCCGCAAAGCCCTTCAGGAGATCACGCGAAACTGGGTGGAGAAGGCAGGGGGCAAAGTCAATTCAGGTGCGACGGTCGAAGTCTCTCCGTTGTTTGCTCTCGATGAGAATGAACTCGCTTCCAAAGTCGATCCCGGACGTGAATTCCACGAAGACACCGTTCTCGCTCCGCAGTAA
- a CDS encoding MarR family transcriptional regulator: MNLAQHDQRQRIEIGTVLRFVERFKHALSHGYQTRLNITLNAAAVLREIGDRQSLNWTQSELAEDLCLSESTLCTLIERLRREGLVKRSRLEIDRRKTRLNLTPSGSDLVRQIHEVDDEVLVRLQQVLSDDELAQLNSTFARITQTIQHQDQAADAARRAA; the protein is encoded by the coding sequence ATGAATTTAGCTCAACATGACCAACGACAGCGAATCGAGATCGGAACAGTGCTCCGATTTGTCGAGCGTTTCAAGCATGCACTTTCGCATGGCTATCAGACACGTCTCAACATCACGCTGAATGCAGCTGCGGTCCTGAGGGAAATTGGAGACCGGCAGTCCTTGAACTGGACGCAGTCAGAACTCGCAGAAGACTTGTGCCTCTCTGAGTCGACGCTTTGCACACTGATTGAACGCTTGCGACGCGAAGGGCTGGTGAAGAGATCACGTCTTGAAATTGATCGTCGGAAAACACGGCTCAACCTGACGCCATCTGGAAGCGACCTCGTCCGTCAGATTCACGAAGTGGATGACGAGGTACTAGTCAGGTTGCAACAAGTTCTGTCTGACGACGAGCTCGCTCAACTGAATTCAACTTTCGCGCGGATCACCCAAACAATTCAGCACCAAGATCAGGCCGCTGACGCAGCCAGGAGGGCAGCGTAA
- the hpnE gene encoding hydroxysqualene dehydroxylase HpnE has protein sequence MSDSGSVVRSTRVAVIGGGLAGIAAAATLAREGFQTTLYESRKTLGGRAGSYLDRQSGEEIDNCQHVSMGCCTNLQAFCEMLGLEEFFSEERELVFIGPDNSQTTFGESFLPAPFHLTSSFKKLPYLSWKEKREFASGIRALSKTDPAQLSGVSFESWLKQHGQSDSVIQRVWHVVLVSALSESISRIDARYAQKVFFDGFLSNRQGWRVLIPNRSLAEIYSSAARERMNEFGLNVELNTRLDELQGNQKQVEVAKFRNREQLVEADEFILAVPPHQIGKLVSSEVASGLPVEQFEQIETAPITSVHLWFDREITPMRHAVLVDRVGQWLFNRQDLTEQAGDDVHRYQVVVSDSRNFDAKSSDEIISTVVDELKEIWPATKSAKIVHSRVITERRAVFSAVPGIDSLRPQQSTAVDNLFLAGDWTQTGWPATMEGAVRSGFLAAESLLRKYGVDRSVVVDDLPVSRLSRWIFGNSPRRSS, from the coding sequence GTGTCCGATTCGGGGAGTGTTGTCAGAAGCACAAGGGTTGCTGTCATTGGAGGAGGACTGGCCGGCATCGCTGCCGCAGCCACTCTCGCCCGGGAAGGATTTCAGACGACACTCTACGAGTCACGAAAGACACTCGGAGGCCGGGCTGGCTCTTATCTTGATCGTCAGTCAGGCGAAGAGATCGACAACTGCCAGCACGTCAGCATGGGATGTTGCACGAACCTGCAGGCCTTCTGCGAGATGCTGGGATTGGAAGAGTTCTTCTCAGAAGAGCGAGAACTCGTCTTCATTGGCCCTGACAATTCTCAAACCACCTTCGGCGAAAGTTTCTTACCCGCTCCGTTCCACCTCACATCTTCATTTAAGAAGTTGCCCTACCTCTCGTGGAAAGAGAAGCGAGAATTCGCTTCGGGGATTCGAGCTCTTTCGAAGACTGATCCCGCACAACTTTCAGGAGTCAGCTTCGAATCCTGGTTAAAACAGCATGGACAATCGGATAGCGTGATCCAGCGTGTCTGGCATGTTGTTCTCGTGAGTGCGTTGAGCGAGTCGATTTCCCGGATTGATGCAAGGTACGCTCAGAAGGTTTTCTTCGATGGATTCCTGTCGAATCGACAAGGCTGGCGGGTGCTTATCCCGAATCGTTCTCTCGCGGAAATCTATTCGAGCGCTGCTCGAGAACGAATGAACGAGTTCGGACTCAACGTGGAACTGAATACGCGACTCGATGAACTGCAGGGAAATCAAAAACAGGTTGAAGTTGCAAAGTTCCGCAACCGCGAACAACTCGTTGAAGCGGACGAATTCATCCTCGCTGTACCACCTCATCAGATTGGAAAATTGGTTTCATCGGAAGTGGCTTCAGGGCTTCCCGTTGAACAGTTCGAGCAAATTGAAACCGCGCCGATAACTTCCGTGCATTTGTGGTTTGATCGAGAGATCACTCCAATGCGACACGCCGTTCTGGTTGATCGCGTCGGGCAGTGGCTCTTCAATCGACAAGATCTCACCGAACAGGCGGGTGACGATGTTCACCGCTATCAGGTGGTCGTCAGCGACAGCCGAAATTTTGATGCGAAGAGCAGTGACGAAATCATCAGCACGGTCGTGGATGAACTGAAAGAGATCTGGCCAGCAACAAAATCAGCCAAGATTGTTCACTCGCGTGTGATCACGGAACGGCGGGCAGTTTTCTCTGCAGTTCCCGGCATCGATTCGCTTCGTCCGCAGCAATCGACCGCGGTCGACAACCTGTTTCTCGCTGGAGATTGGACCCAAACCGGATGGCCAGCCACGATGGAAGGCGCAGTTCGCAGCGGATTTCTGGCCGCCGAATCATTGCTGCGAAAATATGGGGTCGATCGAAGTGTCGTCGTTGATGATCTCCCGGTCTCTCGACTGTCGCGATGGATCTTTGGCAACAGCCCAAGAAGAAGCTCATGA
- a CDS encoding AI-2E family transporter, which yields MLWHAVNRLEVTAYVLAAQIACREVRVLTALRGRRRKLLGQSEFSKQFKLDSGDDFEDVSLSKRAMRTYPPPAIEERTFGIQEGKWMASMRRKVSLGIILLLIVAFGIALFKVVAPFFLPLFLAGMTAVVCQPLFRYFLMRTSDREQVAAGLTTGVILAAILIPLVTAILIGSLQLYVLAAHLVDDQRLLEILRGDETVQVDISLAEQVAADDDPATVEGSEEVSPETSEAQDDENETAPSDGAPSVSNSESTDEDAAKETATPPTIQETVTKIGTTVGSDVKLPAGAGSPIARPARDSFFDRAVAWGNSWLPPQMKRSPESVAEEIRHRVWVSIQDLGNRSLGRAAGTTFGVVTEILGVLVSACIGILMFTVALYYFLSDGSSLIEAGESLIPVHAKYQRQLMEQFALVVRSVVVATFLAAFAQGLATTLALWVLGFPHIVILFLLATFSALVPMLGTWLVWLPCAIALFSGGHWIQGILLTVYGAVFVGFLDNVIRTYLLNSDTKLHPLLAFISILGGLQTMGLWGVFIGPIIASCLHALIKIFNHELVELNQENETLGLKKKEAVASTGSAKAKLPDEKGTSQLKETPAKDGGSSGTDSPESKS from the coding sequence ATGCTTTGGCACGCGGTAAATCGTCTCGAGGTAACCGCTTATGTCTTAGCGGCTCAAATCGCTTGCCGTGAAGTGCGTGTTTTGACTGCACTCCGCGGAAGACGACGGAAACTCCTCGGGCAGTCAGAGTTTTCCAAACAATTCAAACTCGACTCGGGCGATGACTTCGAAGACGTTTCCTTGTCGAAGCGGGCAATGAGAACTTATCCTCCTCCCGCGATAGAAGAGCGAACATTCGGAATTCAGGAGGGCAAGTGGATGGCTTCGATGCGACGAAAAGTTTCCTTGGGGATCATCCTGCTGCTGATCGTCGCTTTCGGGATCGCTCTATTTAAAGTCGTTGCTCCTTTCTTCCTCCCGCTGTTTCTGGCCGGGATGACGGCGGTCGTCTGCCAGCCGTTGTTTCGATATTTCCTGATGCGGACCAGTGACCGAGAGCAGGTCGCAGCTGGACTCACGACAGGTGTGATTCTGGCAGCGATTCTCATCCCGCTAGTGACCGCGATTCTTATTGGCTCCCTGCAGCTTTACGTTCTGGCAGCCCATCTGGTCGACGATCAACGTCTCCTCGAGATCTTGCGAGGTGATGAAACCGTTCAGGTGGACATTAGCCTGGCCGAACAAGTCGCAGCAGACGACGATCCCGCGACCGTTGAGGGCAGTGAAGAGGTCTCACCCGAGACGAGTGAGGCTCAAGACGATGAGAATGAAACTGCTCCAAGTGACGGGGCGCCGTCGGTTTCGAATTCTGAATCGACAGATGAAGACGCAGCCAAAGAAACTGCGACTCCTCCCACAATTCAAGAGACTGTGACGAAGATCGGCACGACAGTCGGGAGCGATGTGAAGTTGCCAGCTGGAGCTGGTTCGCCGATCGCCCGACCAGCCAGAGATTCGTTCTTCGATCGGGCTGTAGCTTGGGGAAATTCGTGGCTTCCGCCTCAGATGAAGAGAAGTCCGGAATCGGTCGCTGAGGAAATCCGACATCGCGTCTGGGTTTCGATTCAGGATTTGGGGAATCGTTCACTCGGACGTGCTGCTGGCACGACCTTTGGAGTCGTGACGGAAATTCTCGGTGTTCTGGTCTCTGCCTGCATCGGAATTTTGATGTTCACCGTCGCGTTGTATTACTTCCTCTCCGACGGCAGCAGCTTGATCGAAGCGGGCGAGTCGCTCATTCCAGTCCACGCGAAGTACCAGCGGCAACTCATGGAGCAGTTCGCACTGGTCGTCAGGTCCGTTGTGGTCGCCACGTTCCTGGCTGCATTCGCTCAAGGTTTGGCGACCACCCTCGCACTGTGGGTTCTGGGCTTTCCACACATCGTGATTCTCTTTCTGCTGGCGACGTTTTCGGCTCTCGTTCCGATGCTGGGGACGTGGCTCGTCTGGCTTCCCTGTGCAATTGCTTTGTTCAGCGGAGGTCATTGGATTCAGGGAATTCTACTGACGGTTTATGGTGCCGTTTTTGTCGGTTTTCTCGACAACGTTATTCGAACGTACCTGTTGAACAGCGACACAAAACTGCATCCGCTGCTGGCATTCATCAGCATCCTTGGCGGACTTCAAACGATGGGACTCTGGGGAGTCTTCATCGGGCCAATCATTGCTTCCTGTCTGCACGCCTTGATCAAGATCTTCAATCACGAGTTGGTGGAACTCAATCAAGAGAACGAGACTCTTGGATTGAAAAAGAAAGAGGCGGTGGCAAGTACCGGTTCCGCGAAGGCAAAGCTGCCTGATGAGAAGGGAACGTCGCAGCTTAAAGAAACACCTGCGAAAGATGGAGGCTCGTCCGGAACTGATTCTCCGGAATCGAAGTCGTGA
- a CDS encoding M28 family peptidase, with protein sequence MTTSKFARRRLFHDLSPSVSVISGLIFALTMMTLEAVAESDSPTSDERLLNDVKQLSSDEWEGRGVGTEGLKKAAEFIAESFRESGLDVTTAGGDAFQEFDINDGARLGENNFIEVTLPGGEVLELKQGEDFEVCSFGGTGKVSGDIVFAGYGIVAEDLEYNDFDDLDVKDKTVIIVRRNPFQSNPHGPFAVGHGISRHAALTTKLSQAFSRGAGAVLFVSDTFTARSKREQLEEKLKAAQEKLKELSDETTQEAKDAKVHLRQLEKLLSELDDDPLMEFGYGGTRSGKSLPAFHISKNACNKILKAAIGKSLVELEQQIDETGEPASQPLPECEIAAESNLEIIRVPVRNVVGVLEGEGPNSDETIVIGAHFDHLGRGGEGSLMPESKEIHNGADDNASGTAGLLELARRLGQRKQPLPRRVVFIAFNGEERGLLGAYEYVANPLFPLEKTVAMFNMDMIGRLVDDKLTVFGSGTSSVWESMLDAGAERVDLELVKKPEGFGPSDHAAFYGKQIPVLHLFTGIHDDYHRPSDDWDKLNISGMSRTLSLLEELVVATAELEERPDYIEIAGSAALTRTGSRPYFGSIPDFSEETRGYAISGVAPGSPADEGGLKGGDVIIEMAGKKIGGLDDFDLALRELEPGDQIDVVVLRGEERIPLKVTLATPKN encoded by the coding sequence ATGACAACTTCCAAGTTCGCACGCCGTCGACTCTTCCACGATTTGTCTCCATCTGTGTCCGTGATCTCGGGGCTCATCTTCGCTCTAACCATGATGACTCTCGAAGCAGTCGCAGAGAGTGACAGTCCAACATCCGACGAGCGTCTCTTAAATGACGTGAAGCAACTCTCCTCGGATGAGTGGGAAGGCCGGGGTGTCGGGACCGAAGGACTGAAGAAAGCGGCTGAGTTCATCGCTGAGTCATTTCGGGAATCGGGACTCGACGTCACAACCGCAGGCGGCGATGCATTTCAAGAGTTTGACATCAACGACGGAGCTCGGCTCGGTGAAAACAACTTTATCGAAGTGACGCTGCCCGGTGGCGAGGTGCTCGAATTGAAGCAAGGTGAAGACTTCGAAGTCTGCTCGTTTGGAGGAACGGGAAAGGTCAGTGGCGACATCGTTTTCGCGGGCTACGGAATCGTCGCTGAAGACCTGGAATACAACGACTTCGACGATCTCGATGTCAAAGACAAGACGGTCATCATCGTTCGTCGAAACCCATTCCAGTCGAATCCCCATGGTCCGTTCGCTGTCGGCCACGGGATTTCTCGTCACGCTGCCCTCACCACAAAACTCAGTCAGGCATTCAGCCGCGGTGCAGGTGCTGTTCTCTTCGTCAGTGATACTTTTACGGCTCGTTCCAAAAGAGAACAACTGGAGGAAAAGCTCAAAGCTGCACAGGAAAAATTGAAAGAACTCAGTGACGAAACCACTCAGGAAGCGAAGGATGCGAAAGTTCACCTTCGACAACTGGAGAAACTCCTCAGCGAACTCGACGATGATCCACTCATGGAATTCGGCTACGGCGGGACACGCTCGGGAAAGTCGTTGCCTGCTTTTCACATTTCGAAAAATGCATGCAACAAAATTCTGAAAGCAGCAATTGGCAAGTCGCTCGTTGAACTTGAACAACAGATTGACGAGACCGGAGAGCCTGCCAGCCAACCCCTGCCGGAGTGCGAGATCGCCGCTGAATCCAACCTCGAGATCATTCGTGTTCCCGTTCGAAACGTTGTCGGCGTCCTCGAAGGAGAAGGCCCAAATTCCGACGAGACGATTGTCATTGGTGCCCACTTCGATCATCTCGGTCGTGGGGGAGAGGGATCTCTGATGCCAGAATCGAAAGAGATTCATAACGGAGCTGACGACAATGCCTCCGGAACGGCGGGACTACTGGAATTGGCTCGACGCCTGGGACAACGGAAACAGCCGCTTCCGCGTCGCGTTGTCTTCATCGCGTTCAATGGCGAGGAACGCGGACTTTTGGGTGCGTATGAATACGTCGCGAACCCTTTGTTTCCGCTGGAGAAAACGGTTGCGATGTTCAATATGGACATGATCGGCCGACTTGTCGACGACAAGCTGACCGTCTTCGGTTCGGGAACATCCTCAGTTTGGGAATCAATGCTTGACGCCGGAGCTGAGAGAGTCGATCTCGAATTGGTGAAGAAGCCTGAAGGCTTCGGACCGAGCGATCACGCAGCTTTCTACGGAAAACAGATTCCCGTGCTGCACCTGTTCACTGGCATTCATGACGACTACCACCGCCCTAGCGATGACTGGGACAAGTTAAACATCTCCGGGATGTCACGAACGCTGTCGCTTCTCGAAGAACTCGTCGTGGCGACTGCGGAGCTAGAAGAACGCCCGGATTACATCGAGATCGCTGGATCGGCTGCACTGACCAGAACCGGAAGTCGCCCCTACTTCGGAAGCATCCCCGACTTCAGTGAGGAGACGCGCGGATATGCCATCTCCGGAGTCGCTCCCGGCAGCCCAGCTGATGAAGGTGGACTGAAGGGAGGAGACGTCATCATCGAAATGGCAGGTAAGAAAATTGGAGGACTCGATGACTTCGACCTCGCGCTACGAGAGTTAGAACCGGGCGATCAAATCGACGTCGTTGTCTTAAGGGGGGAAGAACGCATCCCTCTCAAAGTGACGCTGGCCACACCTAAGAATTGA
- a CDS encoding response regulator transcription factor gives MSTKNTNRSRPHQVILVDPHPIVVEALTERLHATNQFEVVASLGDSDRAFFEILERQPDLVIMEIELPGRGATAVAEHIQSRLPATRLAFLTNYITDVFLDLALKIGVAGYALKTDPTNRIINGCLSIINGDQYFSERVLERLEYSPETGEYQVKSQSYLSTLTLRQLQVLRHLVRGESVKEVAKTMTLSERAIESHKYRIMQKLGIHDRVELARFAIREGLMPA, from the coding sequence ATGTCCACAAAGAATACCAACCGAAGCCGCCCACATCAGGTGATCCTCGTCGACCCGCATCCGATCGTCGTCGAGGCGCTCACGGAAAGACTTCACGCGACGAATCAATTCGAAGTGGTTGCCAGTCTCGGTGATTCGGATCGTGCCTTCTTCGAAATTCTCGAACGGCAGCCGGACTTGGTGATCATGGAAATTGAACTTCCTGGACGCGGGGCGACGGCCGTCGCTGAGCACATTCAATCACGGCTGCCAGCAACGCGCCTGGCTTTTCTGACGAACTACATCACCGACGTTTTTCTCGATCTCGCACTCAAGATCGGAGTTGCCGGTTACGCATTGAAGACAGACCCAACCAATCGCATCATCAACGGTTGCCTGTCGATCATCAACGGTGATCAGTACTTCTCGGAGCGAGTCCTCGAACGACTCGAATACAGCCCGGAAACCGGCGAATACCAAGTCAAATCGCAGTCCTATCTGAGCACATTGACCCTGAGACAGCTCCAAGTTCTGCGTCACCTTGTTCGAGGAGAGAGTGTGAAAGAAGTCGCGAAAACGATGACTCTTTCCGAACGAGCAATTGAAAGTCACAAGTATCGCATCATGCAAAAGCTCGGAATTCACGATCGCGTGGAACTCGCCCGCTTCGCGATTCGTGAAGGTCTCATGCCTGCCTGA
- the tpx gene encoding thiol peroxidase — MANVTLKGNPVTLAGSELKAGDSAPDFKLQDNGLQEVTLQDSAGKTRIIATVPSLDTGVCHAETKRFNDEAVSLENVEILVVSTDLPFGQKRWCGAENVDKVKCLSDHRTVEFGKAYGVLIDGGGLDRCLCRAIFVVDGDGKLKHVEYCSEIAEHPNYDAALDAARS; from the coding sequence ATGGCGAACGTCACCCTTAAGGGAAATCCTGTCACACTTGCTGGTAGTGAACTGAAAGCAGGAGATTCCGCACCCGATTTCAAATTGCAGGACAATGGATTGCAGGAAGTCACACTGCAAGACAGTGCTGGCAAGACCCGCATCATCGCGACTGTTCCATCTTTGGATACAGGCGTCTGTCATGCTGAGACCAAGCGATTCAATGACGAAGCCGTTTCGCTCGAGAACGTGGAAATCCTCGTTGTCAGCACAGACTTGCCGTTCGGGCAGAAACGCTGGTGCGGAGCTGAAAACGTCGACAAGGTGAAATGTTTGAGCGATCACCGAACTGTCGAATTCGGCAAAGCGTACGGAGTGTTGATCGACGGTGGCGGACTTGACCGCTGCCTGTGCCGGGCGATTTTCGTTGTCGATGGAGACGGAAAACTGAAGCACGTTGAGTACTGCTCAGAAATCGCCGAACACCCGAACTACGATGCTGCTCTCGACGCTGCCCGAAGCTAG
- a CDS encoding class I SAM-dependent methyltransferase: MKEQEANRRAWDRLARENSQFARTATDEECAQPLLALDRRGWLPGSVRGLDVLCLASGGGWQSILYAAAGANVTVVDLSPEMLNRDVVQAKARKLSVKTICASMDDLSELSDGSFDIVHHPVSTCYIRNLLDVYAEVGRVLRPGGLYISQHKQPTSLQIVERDHRNRYVVGVSYYHSGELPAVPDTAYREPGAVEYLHRWEDLVGGLCRAGFVIEDLSEPRRGNPKASPGDFRHRGMFVAPYVRIKARRQSPERQVADAPTLWTPESS; the protein is encoded by the coding sequence ATGAAAGAACAAGAAGCAAATCGTCGCGCCTGGGATCGACTGGCCCGCGAAAACAGTCAGTTCGCACGGACAGCGACGGATGAAGAATGTGCCCAGCCACTGTTAGCACTCGATCGGCGAGGATGGCTGCCGGGATCGGTACGTGGTCTTGATGTGTTGTGTCTCGCTTCTGGTGGAGGCTGGCAGTCGATTCTCTACGCAGCTGCGGGAGCAAATGTGACCGTGGTCGATCTCAGTCCGGAAATGCTGAACCGAGATGTCGTTCAAGCGAAAGCGAGGAAGCTTTCCGTGAAGACGATTTGTGCTTCCATGGACGACTTGAGCGAATTGTCAGATGGCAGCTTCGACATCGTTCATCATCCCGTCAGCACTTGCTACATCAGGAATTTACTCGACGTTTATGCGGAAGTTGGCCGCGTCCTTCGACCGGGCGGGCTCTATATCAGTCAACACAAACAACCGACGAGCTTACAGATCGTGGAACGCGATCACCGCAATCGTTACGTGGTCGGCGTCTCGTACTATCACAGCGGAGAGCTTCCAGCCGTTCCGGATACTGCTTACCGCGAACCGGGAGCTGTGGAATATCTCCATCGATGGGAAGATCTCGTTGGTGGGTTATGTCGGGCTGGCTTTGTGATCGAAGACCTTTCCGAACCTCGACGCGGAAACCCGAAAGCATCTCCGGGAGACTTCCGGCACCGGGGCATGTTTGTCGCTCCTTATGTGCGGATTAAGGCCCGTCGACAAAGTCCGGAACGGCAAGTCGCCGATGCTCCGACACTTTGGACTCCGGAATCGTCCTGA